The sequence below is a genomic window from Brevibacillus agri.
GGGGCGCTGACGCTCATCCATACAGCTAATACAGCCAGCCTTGCATGCGCCAATCGCCATTGCTTCGACGTGTCGAGACACGGCTATGTGCACCTGGCGAATGCGGGCTACCGATCGAAGTACGAGCAAGAAATGTTTTTGGCGAGAAGAACCATTTCCGAGAAAGGCTTTTTTTCACCGCTGCACGCCGCCGTCAGTGAAAAGCTCGCCGAGTACGCAGCGACGAGCGGCGAGCCGTTGTCCGTGCTGGATGCCGGGTGCGGCGAAGGCTCGCATCTGGCTCGCATTCGCGAAGAGGTGAAAGCGCGGCAGCCAGTCGCGTTCGTCGGCGCTGGTGTCGATCTGTCCAAAGCGGGAATCGCCCTCGCGGCCAAGGCGCATCCCGAGCTGATCTGGTGCGTCGGCGATCTGGCCAATGCTCCGTTTGCCGACAATCGCTTTGCGGCCATCCTCAACGTGCTGTCGCCGCCCAATACGCGGGAGTTTGCGCGAATGCTGAAAAAAGACGGGCTCGTCATCAAGGTCGTGCCGGGCGAGCGATATTTGCGGGAGCTGCGCGAGTGTCTTTATGTGCAGCCGGGCAACCGGACGTATTCCAATGCAGCGACGATCCAGCGCTTCGCCGCCAGCTTTTCGCTGATCGACTGCGAGCGGGTGGCGTATTCGTTTCGGCTGGATCAGCCGAGCCTGGCGGCGCTGATCCAGATGACGCCGCTGACGTGGGGGGCCGAGCCAGAGCAACTGGCAAAGGCGCATGAGCTGGAGGGCGGAGAGATTTCTGTCGAGTTTACGGTTCTTGTTGGGAGAAAGTGAACGAGACGGCGTTTTTTTATAGGACGAATTGTCAAGACAAGTGCGACAGAGCTTCCATGAATGATTCGTAAGCGGTCTTCCTGGCGGTGGGCGGCGTACCCAAGTCGTTTTTGTTCGCCATTCGCCCGATCCAACTGGACGATACGATCAAGGAATGGGTCATCACGCTGGACGATGTGCAGGAGGTCGTCGAGATGGCGAGACGGGTGACGGCTGCTGAAACGGGCGATGCGTTTGCGGCGATTTCCGGCGGCAGCCCGGCGTGTTCGAAGCGGCAGGCAAAGGAACGCTGTTTTTGGACGAGATCGGGGACTTGCCTTTGCATTTGCAGGGCAAGCTGTTGCGGGTGCTGCAGGAAAAAGAGCTGCAGCGGCTCGGGAGCAGCGGCAAAACGGTTCCGGTCGAAGCGCGAATTATCGCGGCGACCCATCTCGATTTGCAGGAGCGGGTCGCGGCCGGGCTGTTTCGCCTCGATTTGTACTACCGTCTGCACGTCATCCCGATCCGCTTGCCCTCCTTGCGCGAGCGCCGGGAGGATATTTTGCCGTTGGCAAACGACTTTTTGGCGACGTACGCGAAAAAGCTGGGCAAAGCGATCTGCGGTTTTTCCCAGGACACACGGTCTTTGCTCTTTTGCCACGACTGGCCGGGCAATGTCCGCGAATTGGCCAACGTGATCGGGTACGCCGTCAATATGGAGGCGACGGCCTGGGTGCAGGTCGGAAGCTTGCCCGCTCAGATGATGCAGTTGCAGGCGGCTGCGGCCACTGAGAAGGCGTGGACGGAAAACGGTGGTGGGGCCGGGCAAAAGCAAATCGTCACGCTCAAAGAGCTGGAGCGCTCCGCGATCGCCCGAGCGATGCAGGAGGTGCGGCAGCGAAACGGCCGCAAAGAGGAGGCGGCGGCGCTGCTTGGCATCAGTCGGGCTACGCTGTTTCGAAAAGTGCGGGAGTACGGGCTGTCCTGATTCGCCCGGCGCTCTTGCTGTCGTCTCGTTTTGCGGCACAGCCGGCCCAGGAGGGGACCGGCTTTTTGGATTGGCCGCATTTTATGGTATGATGGTGGGTAGAGAGCAGGGGGAACGAAGAAGCAAGAGAGGAGTGGCATTGCACAATGAAAGAGATCATGGGATGGATTCGTTCGATTGCTTTTGCAGTCGTTTTCGCCCTGGTCCTTGGAATCTTCGTGTTTCAGCCTTACAAGGTTGACGGTCATTCCATGGACCCGACCTTGCAGGATCAGCAGCGCATATACGTGTCCAAGCTGCCGCATACGTTTTCGTACTTGCCGGACTACGGCGAAATCGTGGTCATCGACAGCCGCGTGGAGCGCGAGCGGTCCTTTTTGGACGATGTCCTCAGCCATCCGTTGGTGGCGCTGTTGACGGGCACGGCAGAAGACCATTCGATGTACGTCAAACGCGTCATCGGCAGACCGGGCGACGTGCTGGAGTTCAAAAACAACCAGGTGTACCGCAACGGCGAAGCGCTCGAGGAGCCGTATATCAAGGAGACGATGCAGTACGTGGCTGACGGCAAATGGAAGGTGCCCGCAGACCACATTTTCGTCATGGGAGACAACCGCAACCACAGCACGGATTCCCGGGACATCGGCTTTATTCCGCTCGACCACATCATGGGCACGATGATCGAAAACCCGTTTAAGACACAAGAATAGAGCAAGGAGCAAAGGTTGTCCGCGAGAGGGCAACCTTTGTTTGCCAAAAGAGCTGTCGCATTTTTTGGACAAAGCGGGGAAAGGAGTGCTGCAAATGCCCAGTTTGCTGATTGCGGACAGGGACCCGACAGAGCGGGCAGGGCTCAGTTGGCTCGTCTCAAGCTGCGCCATCCCGTACGACAAGGTGCACAGCGCAGGGACGACGGCAGAGCTGTTTCAGGCGATGGAATCGCATACTCCCGAGGTCGTCTGCATCGAGCTGGACATGATCGACAAGGCGCACTGGGAGCGCCTGAAGCTGCTGGTTGCCCAGTATCGGCCGACGGTGCTCGTCACCACCTCGGAAGCGACGTTCGAGCGGGCGATGCAAGGCATCGAGCTGTCTGCGCGCGACCTGTGGCTGAAGCCGCAAACCCCGGAGTACATCCGCCGCGTGCTGACGCGCTCTTGTCAGGAGCGGGCAGGGGACGCGCGCATCGACCAGGGGGCCGGGAGCATCCAGGGACGGCGCGGGGAGATTTCGTACCGCGACTTGTTTTTGCCGGGGCAGTCGCCGCTCGGCGGACATACGGTCATGCTCGCGCAGTTGGAAGACGCGAAAAGACACCCGGAGCTGTTGCGTTTTTTCGCGGACTATCCGTTTCGCGACGAGCCAGTGCTGCTGCCGACAGGTGACGCGATTGTCGCCGTCTTTCCCGCGGAGACGGCGCTTGCCTGGCCGCAGTGGCACCAGTTTGGCAAGCGGTTGCTGATGGACTGGGAGGCGACGAGCGACGCCCCGCTGTTTCTCGTCATTTACAAGGCGGAAGACGCCGGACAGAGCTTGCAGCAAAAATACGAGCAGGCGAGCCAGGCGTTGCAACTGCGCTTTTTCAAAGGCTATCGGCAGGTGAGCATGGTCGACGGAAAGGTCAACTGGACGATGCTTGATCCGTTCCTGACGCCAGCCGAGCAGCGGGCGTGGATCGACATGCTGCACAGCGGCAATCGCGAGCAGCTCAAGCAGTGGCTGTACGCGCATTTTTTTTACAAGGACGAGCCGTATCCCGAGCCGGGACTGTTGCGCATTCGGTTGACGAGCATTTTGGCCCAGGTGAGGCGCTACATGAAGTCGCACGGGCTGGACAGCGCCTTTCTGGAAGAGGGGTACCACCGCGTA
It includes:
- a CDS encoding putative RNA methyltransferase → MLPTRKERQAELLARHSGMLRCPVCHGALTLIHTANTASLACANRHCFDVSRHGYVHLANAGYRSKYEQEMFLARRTISEKGFFSPLHAAVSEKLAEYAATSGEPLSVLDAGCGEGSHLARIREEVKARQPVAFVGAGVDLSKAGIALAAKAHPELIWCVGDLANAPFADNRFAAILNVLSPPNTREFARMLKKDGLVIKVVPGERYLRELRECLYVQPGNRTYSNAATIQRFAASFSLIDCERVAYSFRLDQPSLAALIQMTPLTWGAEPEQLAKAHELEGGEISVEFTVLVGRK
- a CDS encoding sigma 54-interacting transcriptional regulator, translating into MDEIGDLPLHLQGKLLRVLQEKELQRLGSSGKTVPVEARIIAATHLDLQERVAAGLFRLDLYYRLHVIPIRLPSLRERREDILPLANDFLATYAKKLGKAICGFSQDTRSLLFCHDWPGNVRELANVIGYAVNMEATAWVQVGSLPAQMMQLQAAAATEKAWTENGGGAGQKQIVTLKELERSAIARAMQEVRQRNGRKEEAAALLGISRATLFRKVREYGLS
- the lepB gene encoding signal peptidase I, translated to MKEIMGWIRSIAFAVVFALVLGIFVFQPYKVDGHSMDPTLQDQQRIYVSKLPHTFSYLPDYGEIVVIDSRVERERSFLDDVLSHPLVALLTGTAEDHSMYVKRVIGRPGDVLEFKNNQVYRNGEALEEPYIKETMQYVADGKWKVPADHIFVMGDNRNHSTDSRDIGFIPLDHIMGTMIENPFKTQE
- a CDS encoding helix-turn-helix domain-containing protein, coding for MPSLLIADRDPTERAGLSWLVSSCAIPYDKVHSAGTTAELFQAMESHTPEVVCIELDMIDKAHWERLKLLVAQYRPTVLVTTSEATFERAMQGIELSARDLWLKPQTPEYIRRVLTRSCQERAGDARIDQGAGSIQGRRGEISYRDLFLPGQSPLGGHTVMLAQLEDAKRHPELLRFFADYPFRDEPVLLPTGDAIVAVFPAETALAWPQWHQFGKRLLMDWEATSDAPLFLVIYKAEDAGQSLQQKYEQASQALQLRFFKGYRQVSMVDGKVNWTMLDPFLTPAEQRAWIDMLHSGNREQLKQWLYAHFFYKDEPYPEPGLLRIRLTSILAQVRRYMKSHGLDSAFLEEGYHRVFETILYAPILYRIVTELLLFINQLLDTANDRSDEGRADVIEQAMRYMEGRYTDPALRLEDVARHVDRSPAYFSTLFAQKQGSSFRQVLTAMRVKEAQRLLLETALSVQEVAERSGFVNANYFSKIFKEKTGTTPRLLRNQKKR